The stretch of DNA CTTCCGATTCGCCGAAAGGCAGGCGGAAGGTGGCGACTCGCCGATGCATCTCGATGTTCGCGATGCCGTCGCGCAGCCGTTCACGAACGGTGGCCTCGTCGCCCCAGAGGATGGGCGGCGGCAAGCCGGGCGGTGGCGGCACGTACTTGGACGCCAGCTGAAAGGACCTGCCCGTGAAGCTTTCGGGCGTCCAACTGGCCATGACGATGCGGCCCCCCGAGCGGCACACCCGCGTCAGCTCGGACGCGACCCGCTCGGGACGCGGCGCGAACATGGCGCCGAATACCGAGATCACCAGATCGAACGCGCCTTCCTTGAAGCGCAGCTGCTCCGCATCGCCCTCCTCGAATCGTGCGCCGAGATCCTCGGCCTTTGCTCGTGCGCGCGCCTGCTCGAGCAGATTGGGAGCGATGTCCACTCCGATCACGTCCGCGCCGCGGCGGGCGGCAGGGATGGCCGTGTTGCCGGTTCCGCACGCCACGTCCAGCACTTTCATCCCCGGCTTGATGTTCAGCCGGCCGATGAGCTCCTCTTCCTCTCCCTGGATCTGCTTCGCGATCACGCCGAAGTCACCCGCCGACCATGTGGCGCGCATCCGTGCCTTGAGGGTCTCGATGTCTGGAGGGGCTGTGCTCATGGACGAAACCTCCCGGTATGGACCGCTCACGAGGGCTCGATTTGCTGGAGAGGCCACTCTAGACCGCGAGGTGGGTCGAATCCACCGCCACTCCGTCCGCCCCGAATGAGGTGCACGGTGGGTTCCCCTCCCATCACCCCGGCCCCGAGGCCCGCCGCTTGTCCCATAGCTGGATGAGGTCGCGGACTGTTCCATTCAGAGGCGATTTCCCCGTTGTGCTACGCGGAAGCATGCTAGATTTGGTACAGGCGCCCTTGAAAAGGCGCGCTCCCCTTGATCGACCGGGTCAGAAGATCT from Candidatus Eisenbacteria bacterium encodes:
- a CDS encoding class I SAM-dependent methyltransferase; its protein translation is MSTAPPDIETLKARMRATWSAGDFGVIAKQIQGEEEELIGRLNIKPGMKVLDVACGTGNTAIPAARRGADVIGVDIAPNLLEQARARAKAEDLGARFEEGDAEQLRFKEGAFDLVISVFGAMFAPRPERVASELTRVCRSGGRIVMASWTPESFTGRSFQLASKYVPPPPGLPPPILWGDEATVRERLRDGIANIEMHRRVATFRLPFGESEVVDYYRRYSGPTIRTFEALDAAGQAAYRKEYEALWKANNRATDGTLEVPSEYLEIIATRA